From Pusillibacter faecalis, one genomic window encodes:
- a CDS encoding Ldh family oxidoreductase, with protein sequence MFVNPAEWHEICTKMFTTVGVPEEDAGLVADTALTADIRGVASHGSVRLPVYRERIQRGLINPTPSIRIVNDCPTLVHLDGDNGLAQVVDNKAAQIAAERANKYGVCCVATYNTNHMALLSHYGLKIAEQGLIAYIMCNTPPFVATMGAAEPVIGTNPICWCIPGKEFPIVLDMAISPARGKIKNAAAAGKPIPEGWALDKNGRPTTDAAAALEGMLLPIAGHKGYGIGVVVEVFSALLTGGKYGKNVTHPLDDYDHKPNCGNFIMALDPSKIMAEEDFVRRVDDYVQMVKSSKKSSPDADILFPGELEHRNELLVAERGLEISDETYQQYKSMVGQ encoded by the coding sequence ATGTTTGTCAATCCTGCAGAATGGCATGAAATTTGCACGAAGATGTTCACTACTGTTGGTGTGCCTGAAGAGGACGCCGGCCTGGTGGCTGATACCGCGCTTACCGCTGATATTCGCGGTGTGGCCTCTCACGGCTCTGTCCGTCTGCCGGTATACCGTGAACGGATTCAACGGGGGCTGATCAACCCCACCCCCAGCATTCGCATCGTCAACGACTGCCCGACCCTGGTACATCTGGATGGCGACAACGGCTTAGCCCAGGTTGTGGACAACAAGGCGGCGCAGATTGCCGCTGAGCGGGCCAATAAATATGGCGTGTGCTGTGTAGCCACCTACAATACCAACCACATGGCGCTATTGAGCCACTATGGTCTGAAAATCGCGGAGCAGGGCCTGATTGCCTACATCATGTGCAACACGCCTCCGTTCGTAGCCACCATGGGCGCCGCTGAGCCAGTAATCGGCACCAACCCCATCTGCTGGTGCATTCCCGGCAAGGAGTTCCCCATTGTACTGGACATGGCCATCTCTCCCGCCCGCGGTAAGATTAAAAATGCCGCTGCCGCCGGCAAGCCAATTCCCGAGGGGTGGGCGCTGGACAAAAACGGCCGGCCCACCACGGACGCTGCTGCCGCCTTGGAGGGAATGCTGCTGCCCATTGCCGGTCACAAGGGCTACGGTATCGGCGTGGTGGTGGAAGTGTTCTCCGCCCTGCTGACCGGAGGAAAGTACGGTAAAAATGTGACGCACCCCCTGGACGACTATGACCACAAGCCCAACTGCGGCAACTTCATAATGGCGCTGGACCCCTCCAAGATTATGGCGGAGGAGGATTTTGTAAGACGGGTAGATGACTATGTGCAGATGGTCAAGTCCAGTAAAAAATCCTCTCCTGATGCGGATATCCTCTTCCCCGGCGAGCTGGAACACCGCAACGAGCTGCTGGTGGCCGAGCGGGGACTGGAGATCAGTGACGAGACCTATCAGCAGTATAAGAGCATGGTTGGTCAATAA
- a CDS encoding tripartite tricarboxylate transporter TctB family protein, which yields MKDKKISRWVEGPIMIAVGLIALILSLQIRNNPVKVEGVLNLLVQAKMLPIVVSVLIVILGVMLTLQLNKGLLVTPKMDKETWLRVLVLTAMTLVYLIAAYYAGFLITTFLYCFAMLLYLNWKQKNPVFLLVLSAVYTAVTVYLVPMMLHLNLQLLP from the coding sequence ATGAAAGATAAAAAAATAAGCCGCTGGGTAGAGGGCCCCATCATGATTGCTGTGGGTCTGATCGCCCTGATACTGTCTTTGCAAATCCGGAATAACCCGGTAAAGGTTGAGGGGGTTCTCAACCTGCTTGTTCAGGCAAAGATGCTTCCCATTGTCGTCTCTGTCCTGATCGTGATTCTGGGTGTGATGCTCACGCTGCAACTAAACAAGGGTCTGCTGGTAACGCCCAAGATGGACAAGGAGACCTGGCTGCGGGTGCTGGTGCTGACCGCGATGACCCTCGTATATCTCATCGCGGCCTATTACGCTGGCTTTTTGATCACTACATTTCTTTACTGCTTTGCCATGCTGTTATATCTGAATTGGAAGCAGAAGAATCCTGTCTTCTTGCTGGTATTGTCCGCGGTCTACACGGCAGTGACAGTTTATCTGGTGCCCATGATGCTGCATCTGAATTTGCAGCTGCTGCCGTAA
- a CDS encoding iron-containing alcohol dehydrogenase, with protein sequence MAREFFVPGSIMTGSGALDASADTLKKMGKKALIVTDAMMVELGNCAKVERVLEHAKVGYSVFDRIGGEPTDVMVKDGLEQYKREGCDFLVGLGGGSPLDTMKSIAVLSSDGGEDITVYMGKEISAAVPPMVAIPTTAGTGSEATQFSIINDTRNNIKMLLKGKVMLPELAIVDPQFTMTAPAKVTVNTGLDALCHAVEAYTSRRAQTMSDVFAVSAVKRIFKYLPTAYRNGQDEEARVEMSVAALEAGIAFNNASVTLIHGMSRPIGALFHIAHGMSNAILMNVCLRWAVSGAYDRFGQLGREIGVASAQDDDQTAAEKFLNALDALTADLQAPTLASAGVSKEEFLSYIDKMAHDAMASGSPQNTMRDMTEADIKKLYMQLW encoded by the coding sequence ATGGCAAGAGAATTTTTTGTACCAGGCAGTATTATGACAGGAAGCGGTGCGTTGGATGCATCGGCGGATACCCTGAAAAAAATGGGAAAAAAGGCACTCATTGTTACTGATGCCATGATGGTGGAGTTAGGTAATTGCGCCAAAGTAGAACGGGTGCTGGAACATGCTAAGGTAGGTTACAGCGTGTTTGACCGCATTGGGGGCGAGCCAACCGACGTGATGGTAAAAGATGGACTGGAGCAGTACAAGCGGGAGGGCTGTGATTTTCTGGTGGGATTAGGCGGCGGCAGTCCGCTGGATACCATGAAATCCATCGCCGTTCTATCCAGCGACGGCGGCGAGGATATTACCGTGTATATGGGGAAGGAAATCAGCGCAGCGGTACCGCCCATGGTGGCAATTCCAACCACAGCTGGTACTGGCTCTGAGGCCACACAGTTCTCCATCATCAATGATACCCGGAACAATATTAAGATGCTGCTCAAGGGAAAAGTGATGCTCCCTGAGCTTGCTATCGTAGACCCGCAGTTCACTATGACGGCACCAGCCAAGGTGACTGTGAATACGGGTCTGGATGCCCTGTGTCACGCTGTGGAGGCCTATACTTCCCGCAGAGCTCAGACCATGTCTGACGTATTCGCTGTATCTGCCGTGAAGCGCATCTTCAAATATCTTCCGACAGCGTACCGCAATGGCCAGGATGAGGAAGCCAGAGTGGAAATGTCTGTGGCGGCATTGGAGGCGGGAATTGCCTTCAATAATGCCTCTGTTACGCTGATCCACGGTATGAGCCGGCCCATCGGTGCGCTGTTCCACATTGCTCACGGCATGTCCAACGCGATTTTGATGAATGTGTGCCTACGCTGGGCTGTCTCCGGTGCCTATGACCGCTTTGGCCAGCTGGGCCGTGAGATCGGAGTCGCCTCCGCTCAGGATGATGATCAAACTGCGGCTGAGAAGTTCCTGAATGCGCTGGACGCCTTGACGGCAGATCTTCAGGCGCCTACCCTGGCCTCTGCTGGTGTCAGCAAGGAAGAATTTCTGAGTTATATCGACAAGATGGCCCACGATGCCATGGCCAGCGGCAGCCCCCAGAACACGATGCGTGACATGACGGAAGCGGATATCAAGAAACTTTACATGCAGCTCTGGTAA
- a CDS encoding lactate racemase domain-containing protein — MFPSRQNFSSEEIQDWREALKKAIKEAGAESSVHPGMRIAITAGSRGIDHIADYLRFIGECLRSQGAEPFVVPAMGSHGGATASGQILVLKELGISEESVGMPIRASMDTVLVGTTPGGLPAYTDRIASEADGIILLNRVKAHTQFRGAYESGLLKMLAIGLGKQRGAECCHRLGLDHMSKNVEDISRFLLGRLPVLFGIGLIENAYDHTMDIVGVPARELPDREPALLERAKRNMPRICVPDMDVLIVDRIGKNFSGSGMDPNVTGRFYSKAVPAVPAAQRITVLGLSNETHGNACGLGVADTTTRRVAEHLDRESMYINSLTSRVAESSRIPMYFETDREAIQAAIMLSGKRDPTQLRMARISNTMQLEQILLSEALLEEAQCQGLQIIGPAEPMRFDRAGNLLTS; from the coding sequence ATGTTTCCTTCACGTCAAAATTTTTCCAGCGAAGAGATACAGGACTGGCGGGAAGCTCTGAAAAAAGCAATCAAAGAGGCGGGCGCAGAGAGCTCCGTGCATCCAGGAATGCGCATCGCCATTACCGCCGGGTCCCGTGGCATTGATCACATCGCGGATTATCTGCGCTTTATCGGTGAATGTCTGCGGTCGCAGGGAGCGGAGCCCTTTGTGGTTCCCGCTATGGGCAGCCATGGCGGGGCCACTGCGTCAGGTCAGATCCTGGTGCTGAAAGAGCTGGGAATCTCAGAGGAGAGCGTGGGTATGCCGATCCGCGCCTCCATGGACACGGTGTTGGTAGGGACAACTCCAGGCGGCCTGCCAGCCTACACCGACCGCATCGCCAGTGAGGCAGACGGCATCATATTGCTAAACCGGGTCAAGGCTCATACACAGTTCCGGGGGGCCTATGAGAGCGGCCTTTTGAAAATGCTGGCCATCGGTCTTGGCAAGCAGCGGGGAGCAGAGTGCTGTCACCGGCTGGGTCTGGATCACATGTCCAAAAATGTGGAAGATATCAGCCGCTTCCTGCTGGGGCGCCTTCCGGTACTCTTTGGAATCGGCCTTATTGAGAACGCCTATGACCACACCATGGATATCGTGGGAGTCCCTGCCCGGGAGCTTCCGGATCGAGAGCCGGCTCTGCTGGAACGGGCAAAGCGCAACATGCCCCGCATCTGCGTTCCGGATATGGATGTCCTGATTGTGGACCGCATTGGTAAAAACTTCAGCGGTTCTGGCATGGACCCCAATGTAACCGGCCGGTTTTACAGCAAAGCGGTACCAGCGGTTCCCGCCGCGCAGCGGATTACCGTGCTGGGCTTGTCCAACGAGACCCATGGAAACGCCTGCGGTCTAGGGGTGGCGGACACCACCACGCGCCGAGTGGCGGAGCATTTGGATCGGGAAAGCATGTATATCAACAGCCTGACCTCCCGGGTAGCGGAATCCAGCCGTATCCCCATGTATTTTGAAACAGATCGGGAGGCCATTCAGGCGGCCATCATGCTATCTGGGAAGCGGGACCCCACCCAACTGCGCATGGCCCGCATTTCCAACACCATGCAGCTGGAGCAGATTTTACTTTCCGAGGCATTGCTGGAGGAGGCGCAATGTCAGGGTCTACAGATTATAGGACCGGCAGAGCCCATGCGCTTTGACAGGGCGGGAAACCTCCTCACATCCTAA
- a CDS encoding tripartite tricarboxylate transporter substrate-binding protein, whose amino-acid sequence MKRLLTLFLALVMIAGCLAGCGGEQSANNDQSGDANNPEAIDWPKKDIEIAAAYTAGGTADTCARALGAIMGEYLGVNINVVNVTGGSGSIAAMQVDGKPHDGYSWLGDVAHTASGFRVMEYADMSWEDWYGFYGATAPYVLFVAGNSPYTTYQELFDAIAADSSIKWGNAGFGSINQLTGQLMLDTLGLKGTTVPYSGGREAAVKVIAGEVVWSWCGISDIMDLAVSGDIRILGVCDADPLHVEAASGAYDAPSMLTDYPEMETLEGLLYWGIRVPRDTPTEVVAKIQEAFEYAVATDEFKEYCDSNSLTPSPACGLESDEMCARLESIYAWGLYDQNLAADGVSPEDFGIPRIEDFTYPTNDRIAAITPWP is encoded by the coding sequence ATGAAAAGATTATTGACTTTGTTTCTCGCACTGGTTATGATTGCCGGCTGTCTGGCTGGCTGCGGAGGCGAACAGTCTGCAAACAATGACCAGTCCGGCGATGCCAACAATCCTGAAGCGATTGACTGGCCCAAAAAGGACATTGAAATCGCCGCAGCTTACACTGCCGGCGGCACTGCCGATACCTGCGCCCGTGCTCTTGGTGCCATCATGGGTGAGTATCTGGGTGTGAATATCAATGTAGTCAACGTTACTGGCGGCTCTGGCTCCATCGCTGCGATGCAGGTAGATGGTAAGCCCCACGATGGCTATAGCTGGCTGGGTGATGTGGCGCACACCGCCTCCGGTTTCCGGGTCATGGAGTATGCAGACATGAGCTGGGAAGATTGGTATGGCTTCTACGGAGCCACTGCCCCTTATGTCCTGTTTGTGGCTGGCAACTCCCCTTATACAACCTACCAAGAGCTGTTTGACGCCATCGCGGCTGATTCCAGCATAAAATGGGGCAACGCTGGGTTTGGTTCCATCAATCAGCTCACCGGTCAGCTGATGCTGGACACCCTCGGCCTTAAGGGCACTACTGTCCCCTATAGCGGCGGTCGTGAGGCGGCTGTGAAGGTCATTGCCGGCGAGGTTGTGTGGTCCTGGTGCGGAATCTCCGACATTATGGACCTGGCTGTGAGTGGTGATATCCGTATCCTGGGCGTCTGCGACGCCGATCCTCTTCATGTGGAGGCCGCTTCTGGTGCTTATGATGCGCCTTCCATGCTGACTGACTATCCCGAAATGGAAACACTGGAAGGGCTTTTGTACTGGGGCATTCGCGTGCCTCGTGACACCCCCACCGAAGTCGTGGCCAAAATTCAAGAGGCCTTTGAGTACGCTGTGGCAACCGATGAGTTCAAGGAATACTGTGATTCCAACTCGCTGACTCCCAGCCCCGCTTGCGGTCTTGAAAGCGATGAAATGTGCGCAAGACTGGAGTCCATTTATGCTTGGGGCTTGTATGACCAAAACCTCGCCGCCGACGGCGTCTCTCCCGAGGATTTTGGCATCCCCCGCATCGAGGACTTCACCTATCCCACCAATGACCGCATCGCCGCGATTACTCCTTGGCCCTGA
- a CDS encoding dihydrodipicolinate synthase family protein, giving the protein MAMKPIELQRHLKKGGVSYMAVTPFKENGDVDYEGYRQNIRWLVDKIKDFENCTLTPCGSNGEFPHLSHEEHKRVMQICVEEVNGAVPVICGTGRASTHETIELSRFAQEIGADGVQVILPYYFVPMEDGMYAHYEKLAEAIDIGIVIYNNPAFSGSWIQPPLMKKMLEGFGANGKIAGVKDNTPHMMSFDGMASVVKQFDVPLYSGFGEKWYKYQYPWGADGLATPFGNFFPEYPRDVFLASQKNDNKKIDELISMMQPYYAFVGRCNAVRKDTGVLYKPGTAIYGEGNFRFGVVKAAMNLMGLHGGIMRLPLTGPTEKETAELKEILKGLGLL; this is encoded by the coding sequence ATGGCTATGAAACCAATCGAACTACAGAGGCATCTGAAAAAAGGCGGCGTGAGCTACATGGCAGTCACGCCGTTCAAGGAAAATGGCGATGTTGACTATGAGGGGTATCGCCAGAATATCCGCTGGCTGGTTGATAAGATTAAGGATTTTGAAAACTGCACCCTGACTCCCTGCGGCAGCAATGGCGAGTTCCCCCACCTGTCCCACGAGGAACACAAGCGGGTTATGCAAATCTGCGTGGAAGAAGTGAACGGTGCTGTACCCGTCATCTGCGGCACCGGCCGCGCCAGCACACACGAGACCATCGAACTCAGCCGCTTTGCCCAGGAAATTGGTGCTGACGGCGTACAGGTGATCCTGCCCTATTACTTCGTCCCCATGGAAGATGGGATGTATGCCCACTATGAAAAGCTGGCAGAGGCCATTGACATTGGTATCGTGATTTATAACAATCCCGCTTTCTCCGGCTCCTGGATTCAGCCCCCGCTGATGAAGAAAATGCTGGAAGGCTTTGGAGCAAATGGCAAGATCGCAGGTGTGAAAGACAACACCCCCCATATGATGTCTTTCGATGGCATGGCCAGCGTTGTCAAGCAGTTTGACGTGCCTTTGTACAGCGGTTTTGGTGAAAAGTGGTACAAGTATCAGTACCCCTGGGGAGCTGATGGTCTGGCCACTCCTTTTGGAAACTTCTTCCCGGAGTATCCCAGAGACGTGTTCCTGGCCTCTCAGAAAAACGACAACAAAAAGATTGACGAGCTGATCAGCATGATGCAGCCCTACTATGCGTTTGTCGGCCGCTGCAACGCCGTCCGCAAAGATACCGGCGTCCTCTACAAGCCCGGCACGGCCATCTATGGCGAGGGCAACTTCCGCTTCGGCGTTGTCAAGGCAGCCATGAACCTGATGGGCCTGCACGGCGGGATCATGCGCCTGCCCTTGACTGGCCCCACGGAGAAGGAGACCGCTGAACTGAAAGAAATCCTCAAAGGGCTGGGCCTGCTGTAA
- a CDS encoding tripartite tricarboxylate transporter permease has product MEALLSVWGYLPEAIVTYLGDPMVWVMLLAGTALGYFVGVMPGLGPTMGMALSLSIIYTLPVTQGMALLIGIFVSAVGSGGITASLINIPGTAAAAATCMDGYALVKQGRGREACGYSVFASVIGTLAATLFVFIIQPFVTTIALKFGDWETFLFCLFGLMICGSLSGDRPVKGWIAAFVGFFISMCGAESVQSVIRYNFGRSELLSGFNSTVAMLGLFGIGEVLYTLKNKQNTKVEGKAGLPIIKFQEFGRNLANIVKSSLAGIWIGFIPGIGESAACWFSYDIARRSSKKKELFGKGSPEGMIAAEVANNASSVGALIPALSLGIPGSATVAIFISAMYLMGYRPGPTLVMENPGILCGICVLFFIAALGLLGIAYLASGLTIRLLSIPESLLMPMIAVFCAVGAYGTTNTPFSLIQLAFFGVLGLLMKVYHYPIAPLVLGMLVGNTADTCLRRALTQYADNIGGMILRPFGLGVMVALILVFILSIRSDKKSKAASKESSGKQPVE; this is encoded by the coding sequence GTGGAAGCTTTACTATCTGTCTGGGGTTATCTGCCGGAGGCTATTGTCACTTATTTGGGTGATCCCATGGTGTGGGTCATGCTGCTGGCCGGCACTGCCCTTGGCTATTTTGTGGGTGTAATGCCGGGCCTGGGGCCCACCATGGGCATGGCGTTGTCCCTGAGCATTATCTATACACTTCCGGTAACACAAGGCATGGCTCTGCTGATCGGCATTTTTGTGTCCGCTGTTGGCTCCGGCGGCATCACCGCCAGCCTGATCAATATCCCCGGCACCGCCGCTGCCGCGGCGACCTGTATGGATGGCTATGCGCTGGTGAAGCAGGGCCGCGGAAGAGAGGCCTGCGGCTATTCCGTGTTTGCCTCTGTCATCGGCACCCTTGCCGCCACACTGTTTGTCTTTATCATTCAGCCTTTCGTCACAACCATTGCGCTGAAGTTCGGTGACTGGGAGACCTTCTTGTTCTGCCTGTTCGGCTTGATGATTTGTGGTTCCCTGTCCGGTGACAGGCCGGTAAAGGGCTGGATTGCCGCTTTTGTTGGGTTTTTCATCTCTATGTGCGGCGCTGAGAGCGTTCAGTCTGTGATCCGCTATAACTTCGGCCGCAGCGAGCTGCTCTCCGGCTTCAATAGCACCGTTGCCATGCTGGGCCTGTTCGGTATCGGCGAAGTGCTCTACACCCTGAAAAACAAGCAGAATACCAAGGTAGAGGGAAAAGCCGGCCTGCCCATTATCAAGTTTCAGGAGTTTGGGAGAAACCTTGCCAATATCGTCAAATCCTCCTTGGCTGGTATTTGGATCGGCTTCATCCCAGGTATCGGGGAGAGCGCGGCCTGCTGGTTCTCCTATGACATTGCGCGGCGCAGCTCCAAGAAGAAGGAACTGTTTGGCAAAGGCAGTCCTGAGGGCATGATCGCCGCAGAGGTGGCGAACAATGCCAGTTCTGTGGGCGCGCTGATCCCGGCCCTCTCCCTTGGAATTCCCGGAAGCGCCACCGTGGCGATCTTTATCTCCGCCATGTACCTGATGGGCTATCGTCCCGGTCCCACTCTGGTGATGGAGAACCCCGGGATTTTGTGCGGCATCTGTGTGCTGTTCTTCATTGCCGCTCTGGGGCTTTTGGGCATCGCCTATCTGGCTTCCGGGCTGACCATCCGGCTGCTGTCGATTCCCGAATCCCTGCTGATGCCTATGATCGCGGTCTTTTGTGCCGTGGGTGCCTATGGGACCACCAACACGCCGTTCAGCCTGATTCAGCTGGCGTTCTTCGGTGTATTGGGGCTTCTGATGAAGGTATATCACTATCCCATTGCCCCCCTGGTACTAGGGATGCTGGTGGGCAACACCGCCGACACCTGTCTGCGCCGTGCCCTGACACAGTATGCCGACAACATTGGTGGCATGATTCTGCGCCCCTTTGGGCTGGGAGTCATGGTGGCTTTGATTTTGGTCTTCATTCTCAGCATTCGCTCTGACAAAAAGAGCAAGGCTGCAAGCAAGGAGAGCTCCGGCAAACAGCCTGTGGAGTAA
- a CDS encoding AEC family transporter, whose translation METLVASLNTVLYMLLVMVLGRWVVGRLPERDTVVAQLNRLVFSMFLPFMVFQNIYTTDIKSAFDGRLLVYLLTVLCAMWLLLMVLAPKWVQHRPTCGTFIQCAIRSNSIIFGIPLISGLFAGQELGCPTLVAAVTTIFFNVIGVITLEVYRGKAPDLRQIGKNLVKNPVLTASIAALFLALLELRLPASVEKAVGTMAGMASPMGLLLIGASLRLGVGQRTGALLGCLLLRLAVIPAIGVSGAVLLGWRGMELCTGLMVLATPTSVSAYSMAQMMGGNGTFAANQVGLSSVLGAVTVFFWILALGGLQLL comes from the coding sequence ATGGAGACATTGGTTGCGTCGCTGAATACGGTGCTGTATATGCTCCTGGTGATGGTCTTGGGCAGATGGGTGGTTGGACGGCTTCCGGAGCGTGACACTGTTGTGGCGCAGTTGAACCGGTTAGTGTTTTCCATGTTCCTGCCCTTCATGGTCTTTCAAAACATTTATACAACAGATATAAAAAGTGCCTTTGATGGAAGACTGTTGGTCTATCTGCTGACGGTCCTATGTGCAATGTGGCTGTTGCTGATGGTGCTGGCCCCCAAATGGGTCCAGCACCGGCCTACCTGCGGCACTTTTATTCAGTGCGCGATCCGCAGCAACTCCATCATCTTTGGCATCCCCTTGATCAGCGGACTCTTTGCGGGGCAAGAGTTAGGCTGTCCCACGCTCGTGGCCGCCGTTACGACGATTTTTTTTAATGTGATTGGAGTCATTACCCTGGAGGTCTACCGCGGAAAGGCTCCAGACCTGCGGCAGATTGGAAAAAATCTTGTAAAAAATCCTGTCCTGACCGCTAGTATCGCCGCACTCTTTCTAGCACTGCTGGAGTTGCGCCTGCCCGCCTCTGTGGAAAAGGCAGTTGGCACCATGGCTGGTATGGCCTCGCCGATGGGGCTGCTGCTGATTGGTGCCAGCCTGCGTTTGGGTGTGGGTCAAAGGACTGGGGCGTTATTGGGATGTCTACTGCTGAGGCTGGCGGTGATCCCGGCCATCGGAGTGTCCGGCGCGGTGCTTTTAGGCTGGCGCGGCATGGAGCTTTGCACAGGACTGATGGTCTTGGCAACTCCCACATCTGTCTCCGCCTATTCCATGGCCCAGATGATGGGAGGTAACGGCACCTTTGCCGCAAACCAGGTAGGTCTAAGCTCTGTACTTGGAGCGGTTACAGTTTTTTTCTGGATTTTGGCGTTAGGTGGATTGCAGTTGCTCTAA
- a CDS encoding enoyl-CoA hydratase-related protein produces the protein MYEHLMMEVKGQTAIVSINNPKSLNALNSATLAELNTCLADMEQSKDIRVVIVTGVGAKAFVAGADISEMVNATAAEGRDMALLAKEAFRRLERMPQATIAAVNGYALGGGCELAMSCDIRVAAENAVFGQPECGLGILPGFGGTQRLTRLVGKGRAKELIFTCDKIDAQEAYRIGLVNKVVPQAELLDFCLMMADKMLSKGSYAIALAKMCIETGIDTDLNSGLNMEATNFGLSFATNDKKEGMTAFLEKRKATLTDF, from the coding sequence ATGTATGAACATCTGATGATGGAAGTTAAGGGACAGACCGCGATTGTAAGTATCAATAACCCCAAGTCACTCAACGCACTCAACAGCGCCACACTCGCAGAGCTCAATACATGTCTTGCAGATATGGAACAGAGCAAAGATATCCGTGTCGTGATCGTAACCGGAGTGGGTGCCAAGGCCTTTGTGGCGGGTGCGGATATCTCTGAGATGGTCAACGCCACTGCAGCCGAGGGACGGGATATGGCTCTGCTTGCTAAGGAAGCTTTCCGCAGGCTGGAGAGGATGCCTCAAGCAACCATTGCTGCGGTGAATGGCTATGCCCTGGGTGGTGGCTGTGAACTGGCAATGAGCTGCGATATCCGTGTGGCAGCCGAGAATGCCGTCTTTGGCCAGCCGGAATGCGGCTTAGGAATTTTGCCTGGCTTCGGTGGAACCCAGCGGCTTACCAGGCTTGTAGGCAAGGGCCGCGCCAAGGAGCTGATTTTTACCTGCGATAAAATTGACGCACAGGAGGCCTATCGCATCGGCCTTGTAAACAAGGTGGTTCCGCAGGCGGAGCTGCTCGATTTCTGCCTCATGATGGCTGACAAAATGCTGTCCAAGGGCAGCTACGCCATCGCCCTCGCCAAGATGTGCATTGAGACTGGCATAGATACTGATCTGAACAGTGGCCTCAATATGGAGGCTACCAATTTTGGTCTGTCCTTTGCAACCAACGACAAAAAGGAGGGGATGACTGCTTTCCTTGAGAAGAGAAAGGCCACGCTGACTGACTTTTAA